Part of the Paenibacillus sp. JNUCC32 genome is shown below.
CCCAAGGAGCAGGTCGAGAAGATCCGCGAGAACCTCGGATTGAACGATCCGCTGCCGCTTCAGTATTGGAACTACGTCAGCGGCTTGCTTCAGGGGGATTTGGGAGATTCGATCCGCAGCAGCCGCCCCATCGCCGATGAAATTTTCAAAAGCCGGTTCTGGATCACCGTTGAGCTTGCCGTGTACTCAACGATCCTGGCCGTATTTCTCGGCATTCTGGCCGGCATCATCTCCGCCGTCAAAAAAAGCTCCCCCGCCGATATCGGCGTCATGTTCATCGCCCTGTTCGGGCTGTCGATGCCGAATTTCTGGCTGGGGCTCATGCTGATCCAATATTTTGCCGTGGATCTGGGCTGGTTCCGTCCCTCCGGCTGGGGCACGTGGTCGCAAACCGTCCTGCCCGTGATCACGCTCGGGACCGGGGGCGCCGCGATTATTGCCCGAATGACCCGGTCCAGCATGCTGGAGGTCATCGGCCAGGACTACATCCGTACCGCCCAGGCGAAGGGCGTCCGGGAGCGCGTCATCATCTACCGGCATGCCTTGAAAAATGCCATGATTCCCGTCATTACCGTCATCGGCCTGGAATTCGGAGGCCTGCTGGGCGGGGCGGTGCTGACCGAGTCCGTATTTGCCGTGAACGGCATGGGACGGTACGTTATCGACTCGATCCGGGCGCGGGATTTCCCGGTCGTACAGGCAACCGTGCTTGTGCTCTCGATCATGTTTGTACTCGTGAATCTGCTCGTGGACATCTCCTACCGGTACTTCAACAAGCGCATTGATTTCGATTGATTGGCGATTTTTCGTCGATCGCGGGTTGAGTGTAGGCAGACACGGCGG
Proteins encoded:
- a CDS encoding ABC transporter permease — translated: MLIYSIRRLIQTIPVVIGVTIVVFLLMHLIPGDAAQVIIGEGAPKEQVEKIRENLGLNDPLPLQYWNYVSGLLQGDLGDSIRSSRPIADEIFKSRFWITVELAVYSTILAVFLGILAGIISAVKKSSPADIGVMFIALFGLSMPNFWLGLMLIQYFAVDLGWFRPSGWGTWSQTVLPVITLGTGGAAIIARMTRSSMLEVIGQDYIRTAQAKGVRERVIIYRHALKNAMIPVITVIGLEFGGLLGGAVLTESVFAVNGMGRYVIDSIRARDFPVVQATVLVLSIMFVLVNLLVDISYRYFNKRIDFD